Below is a window of Aggregicoccus sp. 17bor-14 DNA.
GTGAGCTGCAGCCGGCGCCCGGGCCCGCGCTCGAGGAGGGGCTCGCCACCCGCGAGCGCGTCCTCCAGCGCGCGCAGGTGCTCGCTCACCACCGAGCGCGCCACGCCCAGGTGCTCCGCCGCACCCTCCAGGCTCCCCGCCTCCACGGCGGCCGTGAAGGACTCGAGCCAGACGAGGTGACGCACGAGCTTGCGGGTGGTCATGGGCGGCCAGTGTCGCTACATCGTGAGGCCGCCGTCCACGTCGATGGTGCGGCCGTTGAAGTAGTCGCACTCGAGGACGAACTTCACCGCGCGCCAGATGTCCTCGGGCAGCCCGATGCGCCCCACCGGGATGTTCGCGACGAGCTGGTCGCGGGCCTTTTGGTTCATCCCCTGGGTCATGGGGGTCTCGATCATCCCCGGGGCCACCGCGCCCACGCGGATGCCGAAGGGGGCGAACTCGCGCGCCCAGGTGAAGGTGTTGGCCGCGAGCGCCGCCTTGGCGGACACGTAGTTGCTCTGCCCGCGGTTGCCGTGCCGCGCGATGGAGGAGAGGTTCACCACCACGCCGGGGCCCGCGCCCGTCTCCACCATCTTCGCCACCACCTCGCGCACCATGAGGGTGGCGCCAGTGAGGTTGACGCCAATCACCGCGTCCCAGTCCGCGGTGGGCAGCCGCTTCACCTCGCCGGTGGCCCGGTCCTTCTTCACCAGCAGGCCGTCGCGCAGGATGCCCGCGTTGTTCACCAGCGCGTTGAGGCCGCCGAGCGCGCCGTGCGCCCACGCCACGAAGTCCACGCACTCCTGCTCCTTCGAGACGTCCAGCTTGCGGCGCTGGATGCCCGCCGGCAGCTCTGCGAGCCGCGCCTCGTTCACGTCCCCCACGGCCACCTTCGCGCCGGCCTCGGCGAGCCGCTTGGCGAAGTGCGCGCCCATGCCCTGCGCACCGCCGGTGATGATCACCTTCAGGTCCTTCAGCTCCATCGCTCGTGCCTCCACTGCCCGGGGAAGAGTGCCCTGCTGCGGCTGACGCGTCGCGTTGCCGCGCGCGGGGCGAATCCTCGCGCATTTTGCGCGCCGAGTCCTTTGACAAGCGCCCGCGCGCAGTGCTCTGTTCATCTGAAATATGAATCGGGATTCAACTTCAGCCACCGCAGCGACTCCGCCCACCGCGCGCGGCCAGCGTACCCGCCAGAAGCTGCTCAAGGCGGCGGAGGCCGTGTTCGGCGCCAAGGGCTACGAGGCCGCCTCCATCGCGGACATCACCCGCAAGGCGGACGTGGCGCTGGGCACCTTCTACGTCTACTTCCCGGACAAGAAGAGCCTGTACGTGGAGCTGGTGGACGAGATGGGCACGCGGCTGCGCCGGCTCATCGCCGAGAGCGTGGCGGGGCTCACGGACCGGCTCGAGGTGGAGCGCGAGGGCTTCCGCGTCTTCTTCGAGTTCGCGAGCAAGCACCGCGCGCTCTACCGCATCGTGCGCCAGGCGGAGTTCGTGGACGAGGCCGCCTACCACCGCTACTACGACAAGCTCGCGGAAGGCTACGTGCGCGGGCTCTCGCGGGCGATGGACGAGGGCCAGGTGCGCCGCATGGACCCCGAGGCGCTCGCGTACTGCCTCATGGGCATCGCGGACTTCCTCGGGATGCGCTGGGTGCTGTGGAAGAACGGGCGCGAGCTGGACGCGGTGCTGGAGACCGCGATGAGCCTGCTCGCGCACGGCATGGACCCCTCGGAGAAGCCGCGCGCCCCGAAGGGCGCCGGCACCCGGAAGCCCGCACGATGAGGTTTGCGGAGATCCTCAGCACCGGGCGCTACGTGCCCGAGCGCGTGGTCACCAACGCCGAGCTGGAGCGGCGGCTGGGGGAGCCCGTGGACGCGTGGCTGCGCGAACACGTGGGCATCGCCGAGCGCCACGTGATGGCGGACGACGAGGCCACGAGCGACCTCGCGGTGGCCGCCGCCCGTCAGGCGCTCGCGCGCGCGGGGCTCACCCCGGAAGCGCTGGATCTCATCATCGTGGCCACCGACACGCCGGACTACCTGAGCCCCGCCACCAGCGCCGTGGTGCAGGCGAAGCTGGGCGCGCGGCGCGCCGGGGTCTTCGACCTCAACAGCGCCTGCGCCGGGTGGGTGACGGCGCTGGACGTGGCGAGCAAGAGCATCGCCGCGGACCCCGCCTACCGCTACGTGCTGGTGGTGGGTGCGTACGCCATGAGCCGCTTCCTGGACTGGAAGGACAAGCGCACCTGCACCCTGTTCGCGGACGGCGCGGGCGCGGTGGTGCTGCGCGCGAGCGAGCGGCCCGGGTTCCTGGGAGCCAAGCTGCTCGCCAACGGCGACTACCACGACGCGCTGGGCATCTACACCGGCGGCGCGCACCGTCCGGCCACCGCGAACGCCGTCGCCGAGAGCGGACGGCCCCACGTGGAGTTCGTGCGGCGCTTTCCCGCGAGCTTCAACACCGAGCGCTGGCCCGCGATGCTGCGCGAGCTGCTCGCGGGCGCGGAGCTGGGCCTCGGGGACGTGAAGCTCTTCCTCTTCACCCAGCTCAACCTGCGCACCATCGAGGCCACCATGGAGCGGCTCGAGCAGCCCATGGCGCGCGCGCACTACACCATGGACAAGTGGGGCTACACCGGCTCCGCCTGCATCCCGATGACGCTCGACGACGCCGTGGTGCAGGGAAAGCTGCAGCGCGGAGACGTGGTCGCCTTCTGCGCGAGCGGCGGCGGCCTGGCCATGGCGAGCGCGCTCTTCCGCTGGACGGAGGGCGCCGCCTGAGCGGCCCCCCGAAGATTCTTCAACCCACCTCTGGAACCACTCGCACCACCGCTGTCGAAGGGAGCACCACAATGAAGAACAAGCTGCTGTCCGCCCTGATGCTCGGCTCGCTGTGCCTCGCTGCCTGTGGCGGTGACGACGAGGGCACCACCAACGAGCCCACCACGCCTGCCTTCACCACGGCCCAGGCGATCAACACCTATCTCGAGGGCAAGACCTACTTGATGGAGGGGGCCAACATCCCGAGCCACCCCAATGGGTATGACGAGAACAAGAATCTCGGCTCGTACAGCCAGTGCTACAACAAGGTCACCATGGTGATCACCGGTGGCCCCACGTACGCGGTCACCAGCGACCTCGGCACCTTCCGCACCGAGGGCAGCACCACGATCTGCGACAACACCACCAAGTCGGGGAACGCCGCGCCGTTCACGACGACCAACGTGCTGGTCGAGAACGTTGCCGCGGACGGCAGCTGCTTCGACGTCACGTACACGTACAACGGCTTCGGGCAGGAGGGCCGTGGCAAGCTCAGCAAGGACGGCAAGACGATGACCCTCGAGCTGTTCTTCGCGGGTCAGGCCACGGGTCACCGCTGCGTGAACGGCGCGGTCGGCTCAAAGACGGTGACCCTGAACGGCGCGGCCTTC
It encodes the following:
- a CDS encoding TetR/AcrR family transcriptional regulator, producing MNRDSTSATAATPPTARGQRTRQKLLKAAEAVFGAKGYEAASIADITRKADVALGTFYVYFPDKKSLYVELVDEMGTRLRRLIAESVAGLTDRLEVEREGFRVFFEFASKHRALYRIVRQAEFVDEAAYHRYYDKLAEGYVRGLSRAMDEGQVRRMDPEALAYCLMGIADFLGMRWVLWKNGRELDAVLETAMSLLAHGMDPSEKPRAPKGAGTRKPAR
- a CDS encoding SDR family oxidoreductase, encoding MELKDLKVIITGGAQGMGAHFAKRLAEAGAKVAVGDVNEARLAELPAGIQRRKLDVSKEQECVDFVAWAHGALGGLNALVNNAGILRDGLLVKKDRATGEVKRLPTADWDAVIGVNLTGATLMVREVVAKMVETGAGPGVVVNLSSIARHGNRGQSNYVSAKAALAANTFTWAREFAPFGIRVGAVAPGMIETPMTQGMNQKARDQLVANIPVGRIGLPEDIWRAVKFVLECDYFNGRTIDVDGGLTM
- a CDS encoding 3-oxoacyl-ACP synthase III family protein, which gives rise to MRFAEILSTGRYVPERVVTNAELERRLGEPVDAWLREHVGIAERHVMADDEATSDLAVAAARQALARAGLTPEALDLIIVATDTPDYLSPATSAVVQAKLGARRAGVFDLNSACAGWVTALDVASKSIAADPAYRYVLVVGAYAMSRFLDWKDKRTCTLFADGAGAVVLRASERPGFLGAKLLANGDYHDALGIYTGGAHRPATANAVAESGRPHVEFVRRFPASFNTERWPAMLRELLAGAELGLGDVKLFLFTQLNLRTIEATMERLEQPMARAHYTMDKWGYTGSACIPMTLDDAVVQGKLQRGDVVAFCASGGGLAMASALFRWTEGAA